A window from Aquabacterium sp. NJ1 encodes these proteins:
- a CDS encoding DUF1345 domain-containing protein: MNLHKVPLLRQIHIRPRLFIAGGLGITVALALPLHEATREITRWIIGWNVGAWAYLALAGWMMARSSKAQIQRRACQQDDGAAAILTLVVISALASLGSIVAELSVAKDFTGAARMAHIALAGGTILSSWAFTQVMFALHYAHDFYSARRQGQPGGLQFPDTPDPDYLDFLYFAAVIGTSGQTADVSISSSGMRRVGLVHCVLAFLFNTSLVALTINVASSLL; the protein is encoded by the coding sequence ATGAACCTGCACAAGGTGCCGCTGCTGCGGCAGATTCACATCCGGCCGCGCCTGTTCATCGCAGGCGGTTTGGGCATCACGGTGGCGCTGGCCTTGCCCCTGCATGAAGCCACGCGCGAGATCACGCGCTGGATCATCGGCTGGAACGTGGGGGCCTGGGCCTACCTGGCGCTCGCGGGCTGGATGATGGCGCGTTCGAGCAAGGCGCAGATTCAGCGGCGCGCGTGCCAGCAGGACGATGGCGCGGCGGCCATCCTGACGCTGGTGGTGATCTCGGCGCTGGCCAGTCTGGGCTCCATCGTGGCGGAGTTGTCCGTGGCCAAGGATTTCACCGGGGCGGCCCGCATGGCACACATTGCGCTGGCGGGCGGCACGATCCTGTCGTCCTGGGCGTTCACGCAGGTGATGTTCGCGCTGCACTATGCGCACGATTTTTATTCGGCACGACGCCAGGGGCAGCCAGGCGGGCTGCAGTTCCCTGACACGCCCGACCCCGATTACCTGGACTTTCTCTACTTTGCCGCCGTGATCGGCACATCGGGCCAGACGGCCGATGTGTCGATCAGCAGCTCCGGCATGCGGCGTGTCGGCCTGGTGCACTGCGTGCTGGCGTTCCTGTTCAACACCAGCCTGGTGGCCCTGACCATCAACGTCGCGTCCAGCCTGCTGTGA
- a CDS encoding superoxide dismutase family protein: MKHTHWLSTAAMMLALAACSTPYSPNGQASANAPGMGGGERGTMGGMMGGQGMMGQGMMQGMAMATLTPTQGNTARGMVVFHQMQDHMMVHAHITGVAPNSEHGFHLHDVGSCASTDGTSAGGHFNPGKTAHGPQDAEHHAGDMPSLKADADGVIDQKFMLHGVTIKGDANSIDGRSVILHANADDYKTQPTGNSGARIACGVIATHP, translated from the coding sequence ATGAAACACACTCACTGGCTGTCGACCGCGGCCATGATGCTGGCCCTCGCAGCTTGCTCGACCCCCTACAGCCCCAACGGGCAGGCCAGCGCCAACGCCCCCGGCATGGGTGGCGGTGAACGCGGCACGATGGGCGGCATGATGGGCGGTCAAGGCATGATGGGCCAGGGCATGATGCAAGGCATGGCCATGGCCACCTTGACGCCCACCCAGGGCAACACGGCCCGCGGCATGGTGGTCTTCCACCAGATGCAGGACCACATGATGGTGCACGCGCACATCACGGGCGTGGCGCCCAATTCCGAGCATGGCTTTCACCTGCATGACGTGGGCAGCTGCGCCAGCACGGACGGCACCAGCGCCGGTGGCCACTTCAACCCAGGCAAGACCGCCCACGGCCCGCAGGACGCCGAGCACCATGCCGGCGACATGCCCAGCCTGAAGGCCGACGCCGACGGCGTGATCGACCAGAAGTTCATGTTGCACGGCGTGACGATCAAGGGCGACGCCAACAGCATCGACGGCCGCAGCGTGATCCTGCATGCCAATGCCGACGACTACAAGACCCAGCCGACCGGCAACTCGGGCGCCCGCATCGCCTGCGGTGTGATCGCCACGCACCCCTGA